A section of the Echeneis naucrates chromosome 12, fEcheNa1.1, whole genome shotgun sequence genome encodes:
- the gng10 gene encoding guanine nucleotide-binding protein G(I)/G(S)/G(O) subunit gamma-10, giving the protein MTSNSNLSNMRRLVEQLKLEASVERIKVSQAAAELQQYCLQNASKDALLVGVPTGSNPFREPRSCAVV; this is encoded by the exons ATGACGTCTAATTCTAATTTATCCAACATGCGACGGCTGGTTGAGCAGCTCAAGCTTGAGGCCAGCGTGGAGCGAATTAAG gTGTCCCAAGCGGCTGCAGAGCTCCAGCAGTACTGTCTGCAGAATGCAAGCAAAGACGCCCTGCTGGTTGGAGTGCCCACGGGCAGCAACCCTTTCAGAGAGCCGCGCTCCTGCGCTGTGGTGTGA
- the nxnl2 gene encoding nucleoredoxin-like protein 2: MVEVFAGRTLLNKDGDLVDPEEALRNKVVGIYFSAGWCPPCRDFTPILCDFYTELVDESEPPAQFEIVFISSDKSSDDMVEYYHDLHGDWLALPWTDDYRHELKQRYKITAVPKLVIVKENGDVITDKGRKQIRDRGLACFRSWLDAAEIFQNFKG; encoded by the exons ATGGTGGAGGTGTTCGCCGGCCGGACTCTCCTCAACAAGGACGGGGACCTGGTGGACCCGGAGGAGGCTCTGAGGAACAAGGTGGTGGGGATCTACTTCTCCGCAGGCTGGTGTCCGCCCTGCCGGGACTTCACCCCCATCCTGTGCGATTTCTACACGGAGCTGGTGGACGAGAGCGAACCGCCGGCTCAGTTTGAAATAGTCTTCATCTCCTCGGACAAGTCCAGCGACGACATGGTTGAATATTATCACGACCTGCACGGAGACTGGCTGGCTCTGCCGTGGACGGACGACTATAGGCA CGAGTTGAAGCAGCGCTACAAGATCACAGCGGTGCCCAAACTGGTGATCGTGAAGGAAAACGGCGACGTGATCACAGACAAGGGCAGGAAGCAGATCAGAGACCGAGGCCTTGCCTGCTTCAGGTCCTGGTTGGATGCTGCTGAGATCTTTCAGAACTTTAAGGGTTAG